A region of the Acidobacteriota bacterium genome:
GACGCGTCGCCCTTCACCTTGTTGTTGCCGGAGATCTGGTCGACGTCGGGGTCGTTGGCGAGCGCCTCGACCTGGCCGGGCGTGCCTTCGAGCGCCACGCCGTTCGCGAGCTGTTTCTTGACGCGCAGGCCGTACCGAGCCACCAGATCCTGAGCCTTGGCCCTGCTCTCGACAATCACCTGCATCAAGGTGCTCGAGGGAGCCGCCAGCTCGAAGGCCACATCTTTGGACAGCCTCGCCCGGTGCTGCTGCGCCGTGCCAGGCGCCGGCGCCGCCAGCGCCAGCATCGCGGTCAGTACCGCCGTCAGCGTCCATCGGTTGAGTGTTTGCGTGCCCTTCATAATGCCTCCGTGGGTGGCCCCCCACATGTCCCGTTGCCGTGACCGCTTTGAGTGACCCTGTCTAGAACCGTTCGAGCCAGTGCGACCTGATCGACTCCATCAGTATCCGCTGCGAACCCATGGGCGTGCGGAGCGTGTGGAGCCGGCCGTCGCGAATCCAGTAGTAGAGAGTGCGGCGCGAGATCCCCAGCATCTGGCCTGCCTGCACGAGCGAGACGCTCCGGGCGGCACCAGGAACAAAGGGATCAAAATCGTCG
Encoded here:
- a CDS encoding helix-turn-helix domain-containing protein — its product is MTMHGDDFDPFVPGAARSVSLVQAGQMLGISRRTLYYWIRDGRLHTLRTPMGSQRILMESIRSHWLERF